A region of Sulfitobacter faviae DNA encodes the following proteins:
- a CDS encoding DUF6902 family protein translates to MTNVVLLKPDESQDPAVQTARLIRAFAEGRRTQGDVFWLKENAELLGALASTGATLDTAALQPLAAFHRGCRDLLRDFPQYYRFILSICLDLEDLGLPRHYGAALCAKVARAGLEGAELSDLQRAEARRLLRRRGVGPRVEDGALAQRLRDFIVRSATFAMPNRKAAYELTHIVFYLSDYGRRPPVLPEAALKSLHFTGLLAFLDQDMDLLAEVCAALRFAGQGPSPLWEDTIAASHRTMRVYADEGAPLQDDYHEWLVTGWALQIAGRPMRSTDIPKGALRFHKGRKGEGALRPLAACLNDMGAKRRADWGQMRPHVLSYLCAESHAILLRAERAGPYFDEFFEGFARARG, encoded by the coding sequence ATGACCAATGTTGTTCTGCTCAAACCTGACGAAAGCCAAGACCCGGCCGTGCAAACGGCCCGGCTGATCCGAGCCTTTGCAGAGGGGCGTCGCACGCAGGGGGATGTCTTTTGGCTAAAGGAAAACGCCGAACTGCTCGGGGCGCTGGCCAGCACGGGGGCCACGCTCGACACCGCGGCGCTTCAGCCGCTCGCGGCCTTCCATCGGGGTTGCCGGGACCTGCTGCGCGATTTTCCTCAGTATTACCGTTTCATCCTGTCGATCTGCCTCGACCTCGAAGACCTCGGTTTGCCTCGGCACTACGGCGCGGCCCTTTGCGCCAAGGTTGCGCGGGCAGGGCTGGAGGGGGCGGAGCTGTCGGATCTACAACGGGCCGAGGCACGCCGTCTGCTGCGCCGTCGGGGTGTGGGGCCACGGGTGGAGGACGGGGCCCTCGCTCAACGGTTGCGCGATTTCATCGTCCGCAGTGCCACCTTCGCCATGCCCAATCGGAAGGCGGCCTATGAGTTGACCCATATCGTTTTCTACCTGTCGGACTATGGCCGCCGGCCCCCCGTCCTGCCGGAGGCCGCGCTGAAAAGCCTGCATTTCACGGGGCTGCTGGCTTTTCTCGATCAGGATATGGACCTGCTGGCCGAGGTCTGCGCCGCGCTGCGTTTTGCCGGGCAGGGCCCCAGCCCCCTGTGGGAGGATACCATTGCCGCCAGCCACCGTACCATGCGGGTCTACGCTGATGAAGGCGCGCCTTTGCAGGACGATTACCACGAATGGCTCGTCACCGGCTGGGCCCTGCAGATTGCGGGCCGCCCGATGCGATCTACCGATATCCCAAAAGGCGCATTGCGTTTCCACAAAGGTCGAAAGGGGGAGGGGGCGCTGCGCCCGCTGGCGGCTTGCCTCAACGACATGGGCGCAAAGCGCCGGGCTGACTGGGGGCAGATGCGCCCGCATGTGCTGTCGTATCTTTGCGCGGAAAGCCACGCGATCCTACTGCGCGCCGAACGCGCCGGGCCATATTTCGACGAATTCTTCGAGGGGTTCGCCCGGGCGCGCGGTTAA
- a CDS encoding alpha/beta hydrolase: MTRVLNAERRAPVSGTTRSVVVFLHGYGANGADLLGLADPLSEHLPDTLFVAPDAPEACAGAPMGYQWFPIPWIDGSSEEESMRGMMSAVEDLDAFLDALMVDEDVLPEQVVLFGFSQGTMMSLHVAPRREDAVAGIVAFSGRLLNPEALAEEAQVKPPVLLVHGDADDVVPPQSLPQAAEALQEAGWQDVYAHVMKGTGHGIAPDGLSVALAFMRDKLGL, from the coding sequence ATGACACGGGTTTTGAACGCCGAGCGCCGCGCGCCGGTCTCTGGCACCACACGGTCGGTGGTGGTGTTCCTGCATGGCTACGGCGCGAATGGCGCCGATCTGCTGGGCCTTGCCGATCCGCTGAGCGAGCATTTGCCCGACACGCTTTTCGTCGCCCCCGACGCGCCCGAGGCCTGCGCCGGTGCGCCGATGGGCTATCAGTGGTTCCCGATCCCGTGGATCGACGGATCATCCGAAGAGGAATCGATGCGCGGCATGATGAGCGCGGTCGAAGACCTCGACGCCTTCCTCGATGCGCTGATGGTCGACGAAGACGTGCTGCCCGAACAGGTCGTGCTCTTCGGCTTTTCCCAAGGCACGATGATGTCGCTGCATGTGGCCCCGCGCCGCGAAGATGCGGTGGCGGGGATCGTGGCCTTCTCGGGCCGTCTGCTCAACCCCGAAGCGCTGGCCGAAGAGGCGCAGGTCAAACCGCCGGTGCTGCTGGTTCATGGGGATGCCGATGACGTGGTGCCGCCGCAATCCTTGCCGCAGGCCGCCGAAGCGCTGCAAGAGGCGGGGTGGCAAGACGTTTACGCCCATGTGATGAAGGGCACTGGCCATGGCATCGCGCCCGATGGGCTGAGCGTGGCGCTCGCCTTCATGCGTGACAAACTGGGGCTTTAA
- a CDS encoding VOC family protein — MSKSPLPDAPAPQSLLEAAVYADDLDAARGFYRDILGLKLFQEVPGRHMFFALGPSVLLVFNSTATAQPPGNPKMPVPPHGAQGPGHVCFAMKRAEIATMETRLRAAEVEIDTSFDWPNGARSLYVRDPAGNSVEFAEPWLWDEMKG, encoded by the coding sequence ATGTCGAAAAGCCCCCTCCCCGATGCGCCCGCCCCGCAATCCCTGCTCGAAGCCGCCGTCTATGCCGATGATCTGGACGCGGCGCGGGGGTTTTACCGCGACATTCTGGGGCTGAAACTGTTTCAGGAGGTGCCGGGCCGGCATATGTTCTTTGCGCTTGGGCCTTCGGTCTTGCTGGTCTTCAACTCCACCGCCACGGCGCAGCCGCCCGGCAATCCGAAAATGCCGGTGCCGCCCCATGGGGCGCAGGGCCCGGGGCATGTCTGCTTTGCGATGAAACGCGCTGAGATCGCCACGATGGAGACGCGGCTGCGGGCCGCCGAGGTCGAGATCGACACCAGCTTTGATTGGCCCAACGGGGCGCGCTCGCTCTATGTGCGCGACCCCGCGGGCAATTCGGTCGAGTTCGCCGAACCCTGGCTTTGGGACGAAATGAAGGGTTAA
- a CDS encoding HesB/IscA family protein — protein MGAADEGKALRIAVEGGGCSGFQYDIALDEPAEDDLVLEGSGQKVVVDSVSLPFLADAVIDFTEELIGARFTIENPNATAACGCGTSFSM, from the coding sequence ATCGGGGCCGCAGACGAAGGCAAGGCCCTGCGCATCGCTGTCGAAGGCGGCGGCTGCTCGGGCTTTCAATACGACATCGCGCTGGACGAGCCCGCCGAAGATGACCTCGTGCTCGAAGGCAGTGGTCAGAAGGTGGTGGTCGATAGCGTCTCCCTGCCGTTTCTGGCCGACGCCGTGATCGATTTCACCGAAGAGTTGATCGGCGCGCGTTTCACCATCGAGAACCCCAATGCGACTGCGGCCTGCGGTTGCGGCACGTCCTTTTCGATGTAA
- a CDS encoding HNH endonuclease — protein sequence MDGDFRTEFTRHPAALKHHPALVLNADYRPLSYYPLSLWPWQEAVKAKWLDRVEIVAEYDEVVRSPSTVIRIPSVVVLKDYVKPQKRVAFTRFNLFLRDEFRCQYCGAKGDLTFDHVVPRAAGGVTSWQNVVAACSPCNLRKGSRPLHRTGLALRKPPRQPAAEELRNMGRKFPPGHLHESWMDFLYWDAELEA from the coding sequence ATGGACGGCGATTTCAGGACCGAATTTACCCGCCACCCGGCGGCGCTCAAACACCACCCCGCGCTGGTGCTCAACGCGGATTACCGACCTTTATCCTATTACCCGCTGTCGCTCTGGCCATGGCAGGAGGCGGTAAAGGCCAAATGGCTCGACCGGGTCGAGATCGTCGCCGAATATGACGAGGTGGTGCGCAGCCCCTCTACGGTGATCAGGATCCCCTCGGTTGTCGTTCTCAAAGACTATGTCAAACCTCAAAAGCGCGTGGCCTTCACGCGCTTTAATTTATTTCTGAGGGATGAATTCCGCTGCCAATACTGCGGCGCGAAGGGCGATCTGACCTTTGACCATGTGGTGCCCCGTGCCGCCGGTGGGGTGACCAGTTGGCAAAACGTGGTCGCCGCCTGTAGCCCTTGCAACCTGCGCAAAGGCTCGCGGCCCCTGCACCGCACGGGGCTTGCCCTGCGCAAACCGCCGCGGCAACCCGCCGCCGAAGAGCTGCGCAACATGGGCCGCAAATTCCCGCCCGGCCATCTGCATGAAAGCTGGATGGATTTCCTCTATTGGGATGCCGAACTGGAGGCCTGA
- a CDS encoding precorrin-6A/cobalt-precorrin-6A reductase, producing the protein MTAAVRPSLTLLLLAGTAEARQLARALTQAGHRVTAWLTEPPRGSNPMPITYEMRDAGDAAALRRDMAGFDAVLDLSHGFDAGLSHAGYAAATSLGKPFVSFSRPLWPLDNPLLQSVPDVAAAARAVPPAARVFAATGWASLPTFQPFKGARLMLRQTSRHDRAAPFDFVDLIFGDPPFTVESETALFRDLGVDLLICRNLGGQASRPKVDAALSLGLPVILIDRPPLPKGAPCLTDLDAMLDWVAQL; encoded by the coding sequence ATGACCGCCGCCGTTCGCCCTTCGCTGACCCTTCTTCTGCTCGCTGGCACCGCCGAAGCGCGGCAGCTTGCCCGTGCCTTGACGCAGGCCGGGCACCGGGTCACCGCTTGGCTGACGGAGCCGCCGCGCGGCAGCAACCCGATGCCGATAACCTATGAGATGCGCGATGCCGGGGATGCCGCGGCGCTGCGGCGCGATATGGCGGGCTTTGATGCGGTGCTCGATCTCAGCCATGGGTTCGATGCGGGGCTGAGCCACGCAGGCTATGCCGCCGCCACGTCTTTGGGCAAACCCTTCGTCAGCTTTTCGCGGCCCCTTTGGCCGCTGGACAATCCGTTGCTGCAATCGGTGCCGGATGTCGCGGCCGCCGCCCGCGCCGTGCCGCCCGCTGCCCGCGTCTTTGCCGCGACTGGTTGGGCCAGCCTGCCAACCTTCCAACCGTTCAAGGGCGCGCGCCTCATGCTGCGACAGACGAGCCGCCATGACCGCGCCGCGCCCTTTGACTTTGTCGACCTGATCTTTGGCGATCCGCCATTCACCGTGGAGAGTGAAACGGCATTGTTCCGCGACCTCGGCGTCGACCTGCTGATTTGCCGCAACCTCGGCGGGCAGGCCAGCCGCCCGAAAGTCGATGCCGCCCTGTCGCTCGGCCTGCCGGTGATCCTGATCGACAGACCGCCACTGCCAAAGGGCGCACCTTGTCTAACAGATCTCGACGCGATGCTGGATTGGGTGGCACAGCTGTGA
- the cysS gene encoding cysteine--tRNA ligase, with amino-acid sequence MTRDLTIKLHNTATRKKEDFTPIDAQNVRMYVCGPTVYDRAHLGNARPVIVFDVLYRLLRHVYGPQHVTYVRNFTDVDDKINARAATSGRSIGQITAETTQWYLDDMAAVGALEPDHMPRATQYIPQMVAMIRGLMDEGYAYEAEGHVLFRVRKYSEYGALSGRSVDDMIAGARVEVAPYKEDPMDFVLWKPSDEDTPGWDSPWGEGRPGWHIECSAMAHDLLGERFDIHGGGIDLQFPHHENEIAQSKCAGHGFANYWLHNEMLQVEGKKMSKSLGNFFTVRDLLDQGVPGEVIRFVMLSTHYRKPMDWTEKKREEAEKTLRKWYLQAAEAEAATPGPELVALLADDLNTHGALTECHRLSNAGDTAGLRGALSLLGLLDGLIPEWAAVQALDLADIEAFLSDARATAMETKDFAEVDRIKKALTSVGIEVQMSKDGVKLTPPPGFDRGQLEGLL; translated from the coding sequence ATGACCCGTGACCTGACGATCAAGCTGCACAATACCGCCACCCGGAAGAAAGAGGATTTCACCCCGATCGATGCGCAGAATGTGCGGATGTATGTCTGCGGCCCCACCGTCTATGACCGGGCGCATCTGGGCAACGCACGGCCCGTGATCGTTTTCGATGTGCTCTACCGCTTGCTGCGCCATGTCTATGGGCCGCAGCATGTGACTTACGTGCGCAATTTCACCGATGTGGACGACAAGATCAACGCCCGCGCCGCGACAAGCGGGCGCAGCATTGGACAGATCACCGCCGAAACGACGCAGTGGTATCTGGATGACATGGCCGCCGTGGGCGCCTTGGAGCCCGATCACATGCCGCGTGCCACGCAGTATATCCCCCAGATGGTCGCGATGATCCGCGGGCTGATGGATGAGGGTTACGCCTATGAGGCCGAGGGCCATGTGCTGTTCCGGGTGCGCAAATATTCCGAATATGGCGCGCTTTCGGGCCGGTCGGTCGATGATATGATCGCAGGTGCACGGGTCGAGGTGGCACCGTACAAAGAAGACCCGATGGATTTCGTGCTGTGGAAGCCTTCGGACGAAGACACCCCCGGCTGGGATTCCCCATGGGGTGAGGGGCGCCCGGGCTGGCATATCGAATGCTCCGCCATGGCGCATGACCTGTTGGGGGAGCGGTTCGACATCCACGGCGGCGGCATAGACCTGCAATTCCCGCATCATGAGAATGAGATCGCCCAGTCGAAATGCGCGGGCCACGGGTTCGCCAACTACTGGCTGCACAATGAGATGTTGCAGGTCGAGGGCAAGAAGATGTCCAAGTCCTTGGGCAACTTCTTTACCGTCCGCGATCTGCTGGACCAAGGCGTGCCGGGGGAGGTCATCCGCTTCGTGATGCTCTCGACCCATTACCGCAAGCCGATGGACTGGACCGAGAAGAAGCGCGAGGAGGCCGAGAAGACCCTGCGCAAATGGTACCTTCAGGCGGCGGAGGCCGAGGCCGCGACGCCCGGGCCTGAACTGGTCGCGCTTTTGGCCGATGATCTTAACACCCACGGCGCTTTGACCGAATGCCACCGGCTGTCCAACGCGGGCGATACGGCAGGCTTGCGCGGGGCGCTGTCGCTTTTGGGGCTGCTGGACGGTCTGATCCCCGAATGGGCCGCGGTTCAGGCGCTGGATCTGGCCGATATCGAAGCCTTCCTCAGCGATGCCCGCGCCACTGCGATGGAGACCAAGGATTTCGCCGAGGTGGACCGGATCAAGAAAGCGCTGACCTCGGTCGGGATCGAGGTGCAGATGAGCAAGGATGGGGTGAAGCTGACGCCGCCGCCGGGCTTTGACCGGGGCCAGTTGGAGGGGTTGTTGTGA
- a CDS encoding DNA-3-methyladenine glycosylase family protein: MRLAPPITCDADVSEGAAWLAEREPRFAMALAQTGPLPLRLRPPGFAGLLDIIVGQQVSVASARAIYTRLVAAGLDRPENVLRAGDEGLRTAGLSRPKARYVLALAERDFDFDALHCLSDDEAIAALIAMPGIGPWTAQVYVMFCLGRRDVFPSGDLALQEAARGLFDLPTRPTPKDLSAMAAAWSPWRSVAARLLFAYYRVLKQKEGLS, from the coding sequence GTGAGGCTCGCGCCTCCAATCACCTGCGACGCCGATGTGTCCGAGGGCGCGGCATGGCTGGCCGAGCGAGAGCCGCGTTTCGCCATGGCGCTGGCCCAGACCGGCCCGCTGCCCCTGCGCCTCCGCCCGCCCGGTTTCGCGGGGCTGCTCGACATCATTGTGGGGCAGCAGGTGAGCGTGGCCTCGGCGCGGGCGATCTATACGCGGCTTGTCGCGGCGGGGTTGGATCGGCCCGAAAACGTCCTGCGCGCCGGAGACGAGGGCCTGCGTACTGCGGGGCTGAGCCGCCCCAAGGCGCGCTATGTGTTGGCCTTGGCGGAACGTGATTTCGATTTTGACGCGCTACATTGCCTGTCCGATGACGAAGCCATCGCAGCACTGATCGCCATGCCGGGCATCGGGCCATGGACCGCGCAGGTCTATGTGATGTTCTGCCTTGGTCGGCGCGATGTTTTCCCAAGCGGCGATCTGGCGTTGCAAGAAGCCGCGCGGGGGCTGTTTGATCTTCCCACCCGGCCAACGCCGAAAGACCTCTCCGCCATGGCCGCCGCATGGTCACCTTGGCGGTCGGTTGCGGCGCGGCTGCTCTTCGCCTACTACCGGGTGTTGAAACAAAAGGAAGGATTGTCATGA
- a CDS encoding deoxyguanosinetriphosphate triphosphohydrolase — translation MRAEFASDPDTAKGRLVPEEESTFRSCYQRDRDRIIHASAFRRLKHKTQVFVEHEGDYFRTRLTHSIEVAQVARTIAGALRLNGELTEAVALAHDLGHTPFGHTGEDALHKLMEPYGGFDHNAQAIKIVTTLERHYAEFDGLNLTWDTLEGIAKHNGPVTGEVPHALADYNARHDLELHTHASAEAQVAALSDDIAYNNHDLHDGLRAGLFTESEIAELPMVGPAYAEVDRLYPETDSYRRRHEALRRVFGVMVGDVIETSAKLLKDSGAKSPDDIRHLGRPVIRFSDPVWQDLREIRKFLFTRMYRAPSVMENREKVTKVVEDLFPLFLSQPNLLPRHWAAAIEAAEDETTLARMVSDYIAGMTDRFALQEHARLFDSDLRSFR, via the coding sequence ATGCGCGCAGAATTCGCCTCTGATCCGGACACCGCCAAGGGACGGTTGGTGCCGGAAGAGGAAAGCACTTTTCGCTCCTGTTATCAGCGGGATCGGGACCGGATCATTCATGCTTCCGCCTTTCGGCGGCTCAAACATAAGACACAGGTCTTTGTGGAGCATGAGGGCGACTATTTCCGCACCCGTTTGACCCATTCCATCGAAGTGGCGCAGGTCGCGCGGACCATCGCAGGCGCGCTGCGTCTGAATGGCGAGCTGACCGAGGCGGTGGCACTGGCCCATGATCTGGGCCACACGCCCTTTGGCCACACCGGCGAAGATGCGCTGCACAAGCTGATGGAGCCCTACGGCGGCTTCGATCACAACGCGCAGGCGATCAAGATCGTCACCACGCTGGAGCGGCACTATGCCGAATTCGACGGGCTGAACCTGACGTGGGACACGCTGGAAGGCATCGCGAAACACAACGGGCCGGTGACGGGCGAGGTACCCCATGCGCTGGCCGATTACAACGCGCGGCACGATCTGGAACTGCACACCCATGCCAGCGCCGAGGCGCAGGTCGCCGCGCTCTCCGATGACATCGCCTATAACAACCACGATCTGCACGACGGTCTGCGCGCAGGGCTGTTTACGGAAAGTGAGATTGCCGAACTGCCCATGGTCGGCCCCGCCTATGCTGAGGTTGACCGGCTCTACCCCGAGACCGACAGCTACCGCCGCCGTCACGAGGCGCTGCGGCGGGTCTTTGGGGTTATGGTCGGCGATGTGATTGAAACCTCGGCCAAACTGCTGAAGGACTCGGGGGCGAAATCCCCTGACGACATCCGCCATCTGGGCCGCCCAGTGATCCGTTTCTCAGACCCCGTCTGGCAAGACCTGCGCGAGATCCGCAAGTTTCTCTTCACCCGCATGTATCGCGCCCCCTCGGTGATGGAGAATCGCGAGAAGGTGACCAAGGTGGTCGAGGACCTGTTCCCGCTGTTCCTGTCACAGCCCAACCTCCTGCCGCGCCATTGGGCGGCGGCGATTGAGGCGGCAGAGGATGAAACCACGTTGGCGCGGATGGTGTCTGATTATATTGCGGGCATGACCGACCGTTTCGCCCTACAAGAACACGCGCGTCTCTTCGACAGCGACCTGCGCAGCTTCCGCTAG
- a CDS encoding class I SAM-dependent methyltransferase: MTDDMTAFFTLHRDLPREGPGEPSDVNWAVDQVDLPARAEIADVACGPGSDIGALRAAIPQGHVTALDQTAHFVDTARGRFVADGNVTLLRADMAAIANEYDLIWCAGAVYFLGVTEALTRWRKSLRAGGVVAFSEPCWLTDSPSEEARAQWADYPAMSDADGIAERVRAAGYEVVATRVLSDEAWENYYTPLEARIEKLRPGADDDLAQVLDAAAAEIACWRAHRDEFGYLLTVARPA; the protein is encoded by the coding sequence ATGACAGATGATATGACCGCCTTTTTCACCCTCCACCGGGATCTGCCGCGCGAAGGGCCGGGGGAGCCTTCGGATGTGAACTGGGCCGTGGATCAGGTCGATCTGCCCGCGCGGGCCGAGATTGCCGATGTGGCCTGCGGCCCCGGCAGCGACATCGGCGCGCTGCGCGCGGCGATCCCGCAGGGCCATGTGACGGCCCTCGATCAAACTGCACATTTCGTGGACACCGCGCGGGGCCGTTTCGTGGCCGATGGCAATGTCACCCTGCTGCGCGCCGATATGGCCGCCATCGCCAATGAATATGATCTCATTTGGTGCGCCGGTGCGGTCTATTTCCTCGGTGTGACCGAGGCGCTGACCCGCTGGCGTAAATCGCTGCGCGCGGGCGGGGTGGTGGCCTTCTCCGAGCCCTGCTGGCTGACGGATAGCCCGTCGGAAGAGGCCCGCGCGCAATGGGCGGACTACCCCGCGATGAGCGACGCGGACGGCATTGCCGAGCGGGTCCGCGCGGCGGGCTATGAGGTCGTGGCGACCCGTGTCCTGTCGGATGAGGCTTGGGAGAATTACTACACCCCCTTGGAGGCGCGGATCGAAAAGCTGCGCCCCGGTGCGGATGATGATTTGGCCCAAGTGCTCGATGCCGCCGCGGCGGAGATCGCCTGTTGGCGCGCCCATCGGGATGAGTTCGGCTATCTTCTGACGGTGGCACGCCCCGCATGA
- a CDS encoding squalene/phytoene synthase family protein: MTFDADLNACAAMVERADPWRFRAAMAAPVETRKLLFPLYAFNVEVARAPWVTQETMIAEMRLQWWRDALEEIAKGGPVRRHEVTTPLARAIAPQDAELLDELVAARRWDIYKDPFEDAAHFERYIDQTAGHLMWVAARRLGATDEAVVRDAAYATGIAAWLCAIPNLEEAGRVPLLDGTAEGVSALAEGALDRLKSARANRGKIPKAARAALLPAAHADPVLRAALDAPDKVSQAALPDPRRHFALRAMASRW; this comes from the coding sequence ATGACCTTTGACGCCGATCTGAACGCCTGCGCCGCCATGGTAGAGCGCGCCGACCCTTGGCGCTTTCGCGCCGCCATGGCCGCCCCCGTCGAGACGCGCAAGCTGCTCTTCCCGCTCTATGCCTTCAACGTCGAAGTTGCCCGCGCCCCATGGGTTACCCAAGAGACGATGATCGCCGAGATGCGCCTGCAATGGTGGCGCGACGCGCTGGAGGAGATCGCCAAGGGCGGCCCGGTTCGGCGGCATGAGGTGACCACGCCGCTGGCCCGCGCGATTGCGCCACAGGATGCCGAACTGCTCGATGAACTCGTCGCCGCGCGGCGGTGGGACATCTACAAAGACCCCTTTGAGGATGCCGCGCATTTCGAGCGCTACATCGACCAGACCGCAGGCCATCTGATGTGGGTCGCCGCCCGCCGCCTTGGGGCGACGGATGAAGCGGTGGTGCGGGATGCGGCCTATGCCACTGGCATCGCCGCATGGCTCTGCGCCATTCCGAATTTGGAAGAGGCGGGCCGCGTGCCGCTGCTGGACGGCACGGCGGAGGGAGTCTCGGCCCTTGCCGAGGGGGCGCTCGACCGGCTGAAATCGGCGCGGGCCAATCGGGGCAAGATCCCCAAGGCGGCGCGCGCGGCGCTGCTGCCTGCCGCCCATGCGGATCCGGTCTTGCGGGCCGCGTTGGATGCGCCGGATAAGGTCTCGCAAGCCGCGCTGCCTGACCCGCGCCGCCATTTCGCGCTGCGGGCCATGGCGTCGCGCTGGTAG
- a CDS encoding MFS transporter has protein sequence MIDDRRARRNVAVLVAAQAFLGAQMPMIFLVGGLAGQSLATNVCLATLPISMIVLGSMLSATPVSAIMQRYGRRAGFFLGAAGGALGGAVAAYGLYLASFPVFLLGSLLTGIYMSAQGFYRFAAADTASDDFRPKAISYVMAGGLVSAIIGPQLATATSMSLVVPFLGTYMAVVAVNLIGALLFLFIDIPKPPIPAHDAPKGRSRWELLTTPRIAVAVICAMVSYALMNLVMTSTPLAVVGCGYSQDSAGYVVTGHVLAMFAPSFFTGHLINRFGVERIMGLGIAILAAAGVVALQGVELGNFFVALILLGLGWNFGFIGATTMLAGAHEPHERGRMQGLNDLLVFGGVTVASLASGGLMNCSGGRAQEGWAAVNLAMVPFLVLAGGSLIWLVLRSRKETQLS, from the coding sequence ATGATCGACGACAGACGCGCGCGGCGCAATGTAGCGGTGCTGGTGGCAGCACAGGCCTTTCTCGGGGCGCAGATGCCGATGATTTTCCTTGTCGGCGGTCTTGCCGGGCAGTCGCTTGCGACGAACGTCTGTCTTGCCACCCTGCCGATCTCGATGATCGTTCTGGGCTCCATGCTTTCGGCCACGCCGGTCTCGGCCATCATGCAGCGCTATGGTCGCCGCGCGGGGTTCTTTCTGGGCGCGGCAGGCGGTGCCTTGGGCGGCGCGGTCGCGGCCTACGGGCTTTATCTGGCGTCCTTTCCGGTTTTCCTGCTGGGGTCGCTTCTGACGGGCATCTATATGTCGGCGCAGGGCTTCTACCGTTTCGCCGCCGCCGATACCGCCTCGGATGATTTCCGGCCCAAGGCGATCTCCTATGTCATGGCGGGCGGTCTTGTCTCGGCCATCATCGGGCCGCAGCTTGCCACGGCCACGTCGATGAGCCTCGTCGTGCCCTTCCTTGGCACCTATATGGCCGTGGTGGCGGTGAACCTCATCGGGGCGCTGCTGTTTCTTTTCATCGACATTCCGAAACCGCCGATCCCGGCCCATGACGCGCCCAAGGGCCGCAGCCGGTGGGAGCTTTTGACCACGCCGCGCATCGCCGTCGCTGTGATCTGCGCCATGGTCTCATACGCATTGATGAACCTCGTGATGACCTCGACCCCGCTGGCCGTCGTCGGCTGCGGTTATAGCCAAGACAGCGCGGGCTATGTGGTCACCGGCCATGTGCTGGCGATGTTCGCGCCGTCCTTCTTCACCGGCCATTTGATCAACCGTTTCGGCGTCGAACGGATCATGGGCCTTGGCATCGCGATCCTTGCCGCCGCCGGGGTGGTGGCGCTTCAGGGGGTGGAACTGGGCAACTTCTTTGTCGCGCTGATCCTGCTTGGACTGGGCTGGAACTTTGGCTTCATCGGGGCCACCACCATGCTCGCGGGCGCGCATGAGCCGCATGAGCGCGGGCGGATGCAGGGCCTGAACGACCTGCTGGTGTTCGGCGGCGTGACCGTGGCCTCGCTGGCCTCGGGCGGGTTGATGAACTGTTCGGGCGGCAGGGCGCAGGAAGGCTGGGCGGCGGTGAACCTTGCCATGGTGCCCTTCTTGGTGCTGGCGGGCGGATCGCTGATCTGGCTGGTGCTGCGTAGCCGCAAGGAGACGCAGCTGAGCTAA
- the xth gene encoding exodeoxyribonuclease III, which translates to MKIASFNINGIKARAAALPEWLDEAQPDVVVLQEIKSVDEAFPREMLEERGYNVETHGQKSFNGVAILSKLPLEDVTRGLPGDDADDQARWIEATVVGDDMALRVCGLYLPNGNPAPGPKYDYKLAWMARLQARAEALLAEETPFLMAGDYNIIPQAEDAAKPDSWREDALFRPESRAAWRRLVNLGLTDAFRARTQGPGHYSFWDYQAGAWNRNNGIRIDHFLLSPTVADRLRECQIDRDVRGRDKPSDHVPIWVELDI; encoded by the coding sequence ATGAAAATCGCGAGTTTCAACATCAACGGTATCAAGGCCCGCGCGGCGGCCCTTCCCGAATGGCTTGATGAGGCGCAGCCGGACGTTGTCGTGCTGCAAGAGATCAAGTCAGTGGATGAGGCCTTCCCCCGCGAAATGCTCGAAGAGCGGGGCTATAACGTCGAAACCCACGGGCAGAAATCCTTTAACGGCGTGGCGATCCTGTCGAAACTCCCGCTTGAGGATGTGACCCGCGGCCTGCCGGGCGATGATGCCGATGATCAGGCCCGCTGGATCGAAGCGACGGTTGTGGGCGACGATATGGCGCTGCGGGTTTGCGGGCTCTACCTGCCCAATGGCAACCCGGCGCCGGGGCCGAAATATGACTATAAACTCGCATGGATGGCGCGGCTGCAAGCCCGTGCCGAAGCGCTTCTGGCCGAGGAAACGCCCTTCCTCATGGCGGGGGATTACAACATCATCCCGCAAGCGGAAGACGCGGCCAAACCCGACAGCTGGCGCGAAGATGCCCTCTTCCGCCCCGAGTCCCGCGCCGCGTGGCGGCGGCTGGTGAACCTTGGCCTCACGGACGCCTTCCGGGCGCGCACCCAAGGGCCGGGGCATTACTCATTCTGGGATTATCAGGCGGGTGCGTGGAACCGCAACAACGGCATCCGCATCGACCACTTCCTCCTGTCGCCCACTGTGGCCGACCGGCTGCGCGAGTGCCAGATCGACCGCGACGTGCGCGGGCGCGACAAGCCGTCGGATCACGTGCCCATCTGGGTCGAACTGGATATCTGA